A single window of Loxodonta africana isolate mLoxAfr1 chromosome 10, mLoxAfr1.hap2, whole genome shotgun sequence DNA harbors:
- the LOC100657184 gene encoding olfactory receptor 4F6-like, with product MCEANYSEVSEFVFLGLSTFRPMQHFLLTFSTVFHVTIVLGNLLVVFTVTFDPRLHSPMYFLLANLSFIDLVLSTLTVPKMISDLYSGQNTISFQGCVIQIFVLHVLGGSEMVLLTAMALDCYVAICKPLHYLTVMSPCMCIWLLVGAWLIGLTHSVTQLAFVVHLHFCGLNEIDSFYCDLPQFIKLACTGTYKLKFMVTANSGFISMGTYFLLIFSYIFILATVWKQSSGGLSKALSSLSAHITVVILFFGPCIFVYVWPFPTVTVDKFLASLDFMITPILNPVIYTLRNKDMKMARRRLNSQLLSWRKIS from the coding sequence ATGTGTGAAGCAAATTACTCTGAGGTGTCTGAATTTGTGTTCCTGGGACTTTCCACCTTTAGACCAATGCAGCATTTCCTCCTTACTTTCTCTACAGTGTTTCATGTAACAATTGTTCTGGGAAACCTCCTGGTTGTGTTTACAGTGACTTTTGACCCTCGTTTGCATTCCCCTATGTACTTCCTGTTAGCCAACCTCTCATTTATTGATTTGGTTCTTTCTACATTAACGGTTCCTAAGATGATCTCTGACCTGTACTCTGGGCAAAACACTATATCATTCCAGGGATGTGTGATCCAGATTTTTGTACTTCATGTCCTGGGTGGATCTGAGATGGTGCTGCTCACAGCCATGGCCTTGGACTGTTATGTGGCCATATGTAAGCCCCTCCACTACCTGACCGTCATGAGTCCATGCATGTGCATTTGGCTTCTGGTTGGTGCTTGGCTTATTGGTCTCACTCACTCAGTGACCCAGCTAGCATTTGTTGTCCATTTGCATTTTTGTGGCCttaatgagatagacagcttttACTGTGATTTACCTCAGTTTATCAAACTTGCCTGCACAGGCACCTACAAACTGAAGTTCATGGTTACTGCCAACAGTGGGTTCATTTCTATGGGAACCTACTTCTTGCTGATTTTCTCTTACATCTTCATCCTGGCCACTGTATGGAAACAGTCTTCAGGTGGCTTGTCCAAGGCCCTCTCTTCTTTGTCAGCTCACATCACTgtggtgattttgttttttggaccTTGCATCTTTGTCTATGTGTGGCCCTTTCCCACAGTGACAGTGGATAAGTTTCTTGCCAGTTTGGACTTCATGATTACACCCATCCTAAATCCTGTCATCTACACATTGAGGAACAAGGACATGAAGATGGCAAGGAGGAGACTGAACAGTCAACTCTTGAGTTGGAGGAAGATCTCCTAA